A portion of the Bacteroides faecium genome contains these proteins:
- a CDS encoding TonB-dependent receptor — translation MENRKTFVKLPQTHTEGSKNWRTLRAICLLLFLSISFVAYSQITVNVKDISLRASLKKIEQVSNYKFFYSESLPELNQKISLNVQNATIAQTMEQLLGRMELTYKKEQDNVIVLIRKAQDKSVAKKVTGTVVDEKGEPIIGASIVVKGESHGTITDFDGKFTLADVPEKGILTISYIGYKTVDLPVGGQTLVKVVLQEDSKMIDEVVVVGYGVQSQKLVTTSISKVKMENIDQGNDYNPIKMLQGRVAGVNISSASGTPGESPNVTVRGIGSVSGGSSPLYVVDGIPSEKYPNLNPNDIESMEVLKDASAAAIYGSRANAGVVLITTKSGQQGKTKIEVSGRYGFAYLANDIEMANSTEYMNTMQAAIDNYNVQMGANLQLYIPSHIQETNWVKEISRKNSKTGTGSISISGGNEKTTFFASLGANTQEGYLNKSSYDQYNMRAKFTHKINNIFKLNMNLAGSVSRSDLLEETSTSLKVLRTAREEQPWYSPYKEDGTSYKVNGTDILRHNPVMLINEEDWVAKKYQLSGVFSIDVTPFKGFKYTPTVSVYGILDNTSKKLSDKHDARKNSSGWGALAEQKDQSFRYVIDNIFSYNNEWNKLIYSVMLGHSFEKYTYEQFGAKSDNYANGAFPSSNFDLINAGPNIYAGNISYTSYALESYFGRIALNWDNKYILNTSLRSDGSSRFAKNKRYGYFPSASFAWRASNEGFFPKNKYVNDAKLRLSWGMTGSMAGVSNYAPLSLISAGGASYNGSAGFQISQDARALTWEKASQFNLGFDIEMFQSRLTLNVDMFYQKTTDLLFKKPVNATTGYTTLQSNIGSLENKGLELALNGKILTGKFKWDLGGNISFVKNKLLSLIEGNDMYIVPSSGSNLLGGSMHALINGQPISTFYMLKMEGIYQRDDEVPAKLYAKGVRAGDVKYFDYNEDGDISDADRMNVGKAIPDFYGGITSNFSYKGFDLSLFGQFSVGGKVMSAWRGVNSSEGTDHLGLALSNVKVSDRGESVEQYFNVSKEVANGYWRGEGTSNTIPRPVRIGVHTGYDYDYNVQTSTRYLEDASYFKLKTVTLGYTLPESVVKKLRVNSLRVYVSADNLLTLTKYSGYDPETSFSGSPGDSNYGVDFGLQPVLRTFIFGLNLNF, via the coding sequence ATGGAAAACAGAAAAACCTTTGTGAAACTCCCTCAAACCCATACTGAGGGAAGTAAGAACTGGAGAACACTACGGGCTATATGCCTGCTGTTGTTTTTAAGCATCTCTTTTGTCGCTTATTCCCAGATAACGGTGAATGTGAAAGACATTTCTTTAAGAGCCTCTTTAAAGAAAATCGAGCAAGTAAGTAATTACAAATTTTTCTACAGTGAAAGTCTTCCTGAATTAAATCAGAAAATATCGCTGAATGTTCAAAATGCGACAATCGCCCAAACGATGGAACAACTTCTGGGCAGAATGGAACTGACCTATAAAAAAGAACAAGACAATGTGATTGTATTGATTCGTAAAGCTCAGGACAAGTCAGTAGCCAAAAAAGTAACAGGCACCGTTGTAGATGAAAAGGGAGAACCTATTATCGGAGCAAGCATTGTGGTCAAAGGTGAGTCACATGGGACGATAACAGATTTCGATGGAAAATTCACATTGGCAGATGTGCCGGAAAAAGGTATATTGACAATCTCCTATATAGGATATAAGACAGTCGATCTACCTGTGGGCGGTCAGACATTAGTGAAAGTCGTACTTCAGGAAGATAGCAAAATGATTGATGAAGTCGTCGTTGTCGGCTACGGAGTACAGTCACAAAAACTGGTGACAACTTCCATCAGTAAAGTAAAGATGGAGAATATAGACCAAGGTAATGACTATAACCCGATAAAAATGCTGCAAGGACGTGTGGCAGGTGTGAATATATCCTCAGCTTCCGGCACTCCGGGCGAAAGCCCCAATGTAACCGTTCGCGGCATCGGCTCCGTCAGTGGAGGAAGTTCGCCGCTTTATGTTGTTGACGGTATCCCGAGTGAAAAATATCCCAACCTGAATCCGAATGACATTGAAAGTATGGAAGTCTTGAAAGACGCTTCCGCCGCTGCCATCTATGGTTCGCGTGCCAATGCCGGAGTCGTGTTGATAACCACTAAATCAGGTCAGCAAGGCAAGACAAAGATAGAAGTGTCCGGCCGCTACGGATTTGCCTACCTTGCCAATGACATTGAAATGGCCAATTCGACAGAATATATGAACACTATGCAAGCCGCCATCGACAATTACAATGTACAGATGGGAGCTAACCTTCAACTGTATATTCCTTCCCACATTCAGGAAACCAACTGGGTGAAAGAAATATCAAGAAAAAACTCAAAGACAGGTACCGGCTCCATCAGCATCTCCGGTGGAAATGAAAAGACCACCTTTTTCGCCTCTTTGGGAGCCAACACGCAGGAAGGATATTTGAATAAAAGCAGCTATGACCAATATAATATGCGCGCAAAGTTCACCCATAAGATCAATAACATCTTCAAACTGAATATGAACTTGGCAGGTTCCGTCAGCCGTTCAGACCTGTTGGAAGAAACAAGTACCAGTCTGAAAGTGCTGCGTACGGCACGTGAAGAACAACCTTGGTATTCACCCTACAAAGAAGACGGAACATCCTACAAAGTGAATGGAACGGATATTCTGCGCCACAATCCCGTAATGCTGATAAACGAAGAAGACTGGGTAGCCAAGAAATATCAACTATCCGGCGTGTTCAGCATAGACGTCACCCCCTTCAAAGGATTCAAATACACACCGACAGTAAGTGTATATGGCATTTTGGATAACACCTCTAAGAAACTGTCGGACAAACATGACGCCCGCAAAAACAGCAGCGGTTGGGGAGCATTGGCGGAACAAAAAGACCAGAGCTTCCGCTATGTGATAGACAATATATTCTCTTACAACAATGAATGGAACAAACTGATCTATTCCGTCATGTTGGGACACTCGTTTGAAAAATACACTTATGAGCAATTCGGCGCAAAGAGTGACAACTACGCCAACGGCGCATTTCCTTCCTCAAACTTTGATTTAATCAATGCAGGCCCCAATATTTATGCCGGAAACATCAGCTATACCTCTTACGCTTTAGAATCCTATTTCGGACGAATCGCTTTGAACTGGGACAACAAATATATACTGAATACCTCATTGCGTAGTGACGGCTCTTCCCGTTTTGCAAAGAACAAGAGATACGGTTATTTCCCCTCTGCTTCTTTTGCGTGGCGGGCATCCAATGAAGGATTCTTCCCGAAAAACAAATACGTCAATGACGCCAAGTTAAGACTAAGCTGGGGTATGACAGGAAGCATGGCAGGAGTGAGCAATTATGCTCCGCTGTCACTTATCAGTGCGGGCGGCGCTTCCTACAATGGTTCCGCCGGATTCCAGATTTCGCAAGATGCCCGTGCCTTGACTTGGGAGAAAGCCAGTCAGTTCAATCTTGGATTTGATATAGAGATGTTTCAGTCTCGTTTGACTTTGAACGTAGATATGTTCTATCAAAAGACCACCGACCTGCTGTTCAAAAAACCGGTCAATGCGACCACCGGATATACCACCTTGCAGTCCAATATCGGTTCATTGGAGAATAAAGGACTCGAATTGGCTTTGAACGGCAAAATTCTTACCGGAAAGTTCAAATGGGATTTGGGCGGAAACATCTCTTTCGTGAAGAACAAACTGCTTTCCCTCATCGAAGGAAATGATATGTATATAGTTCCCAGTAGCGGAAGTAACCTCTTGGGCGGTTCGATGCACGCGTTGATTAACGGACAGCCTATCAGTACATTCTATATGCTAAAGATGGAAGGTATCTACCAGCGTGATGACGAAGTGCCTGCGAAACTGTATGCTAAAGGGGTGCGTGCCGGCGACGTGAAATATTTCGATTACAACGAAGACGGAGACATTTCCGATGCCGACCGAATGAATGTAGGAAAAGCTATTCCTGACTTTTATGGAGGTATCACTTCCAATTTCTCCTACAAAGGTTTTGACCTGTCTCTGTTCGGGCAATTCTCCGTAGGCGGCAAAGTAATGTCGGCATGGCGGGGAGTGAATAGTTCCGAAGGTACCGACCATTTGGGGCTCGCACTATCGAATGTAAAAGTAAGCGACCGGGGCGAATCTGTGGAACAATACTTTAATGTAAGCAAAGAAGTAGCCAACGGATACTGGCGCGGAGAAGGAACAAGCAACACGATCCCCCGTCCTGTACGAATCGGAGTGCATACCGGATACGATTATGACTACAACGTACAGACCTCTACGCGTTATTTGGAAGATGCTTCCTATTTTAAATTGAAAACTGTGACCTTGGGCTACACTTTGCCGGAATCGGTTGTTAAGAAACTCCGAGTGAACTCTTTAAGAGTCTATGTGTCGGCTGATAACTTGCTGACTCTCACCAAATATTCCGGTTATGACCCCGAAACGTCATTTTCCGGTAGCCCGGGAGATTCAAATTATGGAGTTGACTTCGGTCTACAACCTGTCTTGAGAACATTTATTTTTGGTCTGAATCTAAACTTTTAA
- a CDS encoding RagB/SusD family nutrient uptake outer membrane protein, translating to MKRYYTIINYLLCSICLLWMTGCSGMLDDMRPKDQIPQDMLSESDLEKLLNGVYAEMEELIFKFYMDGDIKGENFKAGPAFSLNDPMLMAPGSKEVLSQWQKCFTSLKQVNFLVETYEASSNKESQMLKQTGGTGYYFRALIYYHLVTRWGGAPILRKRTYDVVPISPEAEVWSFIKEDLAKAEGLLPEFTDRFYVSLSACDALNAKVCLSLKDYTNAAAYADKVIAKSGFALSATSTGYANAFVSNSSSKELVFALANKRSTSLLLFYQTVNDIDSAWDYSPSTDCYGHLYDDTTVKKQDIRAKAVFGADNSRIIKFPNGSTGQFVTNEQPSQTPIVVTRVAEMYLIKAEALGSANGLSTLKEFMNKRYATVSLPSSMTDTEFQNQILDERHRELYAEGQRWYDLKRTNRLDLFTSLNGRNYLMYYPVPQSERDLAGEENYPQNPGY from the coding sequence ATGAAACGATATTATACTATAATCAACTATTTGCTGTGTAGCATTTGCCTTTTGTGGATGACAGGTTGTTCGGGGATGCTCGACGATATGCGTCCTAAGGATCAGATACCTCAAGATATGTTGAGCGAATCCGATTTGGAAAAGCTATTGAACGGAGTGTACGCCGAAATGGAAGAACTGATATTCAAGTTCTATATGGACGGTGATATAAAAGGTGAGAATTTCAAGGCAGGCCCCGCCTTCTCGCTGAACGATCCGATGTTGATGGCTCCCGGTTCTAAAGAGGTATTGAGCCAGTGGCAGAAATGTTTCACATCTTTGAAGCAAGTTAATTTTCTGGTCGAAACATACGAGGCATCATCCAATAAAGAGAGCCAGATGCTGAAGCAGACAGGTGGCACCGGATACTATTTCAGAGCTTTGATTTACTATCATCTGGTCACTCGTTGGGGTGGAGCTCCTATCTTACGTAAACGTACCTATGATGTTGTTCCCATCTCTCCCGAAGCAGAAGTGTGGAGTTTTATAAAAGAAGACTTGGCGAAAGCGGAAGGACTGCTGCCCGAATTTACAGACCGCTTTTATGTCTCTCTGAGTGCTTGTGACGCGCTCAATGCCAAAGTATGCCTGTCTTTGAAAGACTATACGAACGCAGCCGCCTATGCCGACAAGGTGATTGCTAAATCCGGCTTTGCATTGAGTGCTACATCGACCGGGTATGCCAATGCTTTTGTCTCCAACAGCAGTAGCAAAGAACTGGTCTTTGCACTAGCCAACAAACGCAGCACTAGTCTGCTGCTATTCTACCAAACGGTGAACGACATTGATTCTGCCTGGGATTATTCTCCCTCTACTGACTGTTACGGACATCTCTACGATGACACAACCGTCAAGAAACAAGATATACGTGCAAAAGCTGTGTTTGGTGCGGATAATAGCCGCATTATCAAATTCCCGAATGGAAGTACCGGTCAGTTTGTCACCAATGAACAACCGTCTCAAACACCGATTGTAGTTACCCGCGTGGCAGAGATGTATCTGATTAAAGCAGAAGCACTGGGATCCGCCAACGGATTGTCTACACTGAAAGAGTTTATGAACAAACGTTACGCCACCGTTTCGCTGCCCTCAAGCATGACTGATACTGAATTTCAGAACCAGATACTTGATGAGCGTCACCGTGAACTGTACGCGGAAGGTCAGCGATGGTATGATTTGAAACGAACCAATCGTCTGGACTTGTTTACTTCCTTGAACGGCAGAAACTATCTGATGTACTATCCGGTGCCCCAGTCGGAACGCGACTTGGCGGGAGAAGAAAATTATCCTCAAAATCCAGGTTATTAA